The Lycium barbarum isolate Lr01 chromosome 9, ASM1917538v2, whole genome shotgun sequence genome has a segment encoding these proteins:
- the LOC132608822 gene encoding F-box/kelch-repeat protein At3g23880-like → MESEGNEAKWCKPTKPAQFPSISSQDTVLPMPNLPAEIVTEILLKLPVKSLLKFRSVSKSWLELISSPHFVKTHLLLSSSDKDYTHHGLMFKFASTSDQGVKDCSLSALLNHPITEAFDLDYPGKNPKDYPWLVGSINGLICLSIRIDDGLYDLFLWNPSIRKYKKLPNYRLNLSRHRYFLEKCLEEPGGCKFGFAYDEFQDDYKVVGIFPIHNHRYIRLCRIEVQIYSLKSNSWRRISDFQGREFLNVPGKLVNGKLHWFEKGWNINSIDLGNEKWTEIEKPCNFKEYGHFFLGVLGSDLSVLCNYTWCHADVWVMKEYGVKESWTKMFTIRSPDDFRSHISLPILVSNEGDILLEIGSRLAKYNPKDESIKYLDVTNFAPYIEAEIYVKSLVCPFLQNGPRMQLLQRFK, encoded by the coding sequence ATGGAATCCGAAGGAAATGAAGCAAAATGGTGCAAACCCACAAAGCCTGCTCAATTTCCTTCCATTTCAAGTCAAGATACTGTCTTGCCAATGCCTAACCTTCCTGCAGAGATAGTCACTGAAATCTTGTTAAAGCTTCCTGTGAAATCTCTCTTGAAATTCAGGTCTGTTTCTAAATCTTGGCTTGAATTAATCTCTAGCCCTCATTTTGTGAAGACCCATCTCTTGTTATCTTCTAGTGACAAGGACTACACCCACCATGGACTTATGTTTAAGTTTGCTAGTACATCTGACCAAGGCGTCAAGGATTGTTCTCTTAGCGCTTTACTTAACCATCCTATAACTGAGGCATTTGACTTGGATTATCCTGGTAAAAATCCCAAAGATTATCCTTGGCTTGTAGGTTCTATCAATGGATTGATTTGTCTTTCCATCAGAATAGATGACGGATTATATGACTTGTTTCTATGGAATCCTTCAATTAGAAAGTATAAGAAACTGCCTAATTATAGACTTAATCTAAGCCGCCATCGTTACTTTTTGGAGAAATGTTTGGAGGAACCTGGTGGTTGCAAATTTGGTTTTGCATATGATGAATTCCAAGATGATTACAAGGTAGTGGGTATTTTTCCTATTCACAATCACAGATACATACGTCTGTGTCGTATTGAGGTCCAGATATATAGTCTAAAGAGTAATTCTTGGAGGCGTATTAGCGACTTTCAGGGTAGAGAATTTTTGAATGTTCCGGGCAAGCTTGTGAATGGAAAACTTCATTGGTTTGAAAAGGGATGGAACATCAATTCTATTGATTTGGGTAATGAGAAATGGACAGAGATAGAAAAGCCGTGCAATTTTAAAGAGTATGGTCATTTTTTTCTAGGAGTGCTTGGAAGTGATCTGTCTGTGTTGTGTAATTACACGTGGTGTCATGCAGATGTCTGGGTTATGAAGGAGTATGGAGTAAAAGAATCTTGGACAAAGATGTTTACTATCAGGTCTCCTGATGACTTTAGGTCACATATATCTCTACCCATTTTAGTATCAAACGAAGGTGACATTTTGCTAGAAATTGGATCACGTTTGGCGAAATATAATCCAAAGGATGAGTCAATCAAATATCTAGATGTTACTAATTTTGCTCCATATATTGAGGCAGAAATCTACGTTAAGAGCCTAGTTTGTCCCTTTTTACAGAATGGACCACGAATGCAATTACTACAGAGGTTCAAATAA
- the LOC132610745 gene encoding NAD(P)H-quinone oxidoreductase subunit N, chloroplastic, translating to MATSLSYAFPSTTTSKRFLIASTGQQSQPCSSSACYQGALHSYGLQKQQVQLNSISKAMRTKRLGSVGRQKKGAVRCNIELQDFIGGDLIKLDLGQWLSDVEEHKALAIYSPHEGGYEGRYLTRLKYQGYHFLDLSARGLGDPETTLTKFHPVCPAHVGKQPIARWYFPPEVDYRLSLLPPDAKGLVVWIIEAKVLSKAELQFLALLPTLRPNVKVIAECGNWRKFMWKPLKEIAGLS from the exons ATGGCAACCAGTCTTTCCTATGCCTTCCCTAGCACCACCACCAGCAAGAGGTTCTTGATAGCAAGCACTGGCCAACAGTCACAACCATGCTCCTCTTCAG CCTGCTATCAAGGGGCATTACATTCTTATGGTCTGCAGAAGCAACAAGTACAATTAAATAGCATATCGAAGGCTATGAGAACGAAAAGACTTGGATCAGTTGGAAGACAAAAGAAAGGAGCAGTTAGATGTAACATTGAACTTCAGGACTTCATTGGTGGAGATCTCATTAAACTTGATTTAGGTCAGTGGTTATCAGACGTTGAAGAACACAAAGCCTTGGCAATTTACTCTCCCCATGAAGGGGGTTATGAAGGACGCTACCTTACACGTCTTAAGTACCAGGGATATCATTTCTTGGACCTTTCTGCACGAGGGCTCGGTGACCCTGAAACCACTCTTACTAAGTTCCACCCTGTTTGCCCT GCTCATGTCGGGAAGCAACCAATAGCTAGATGGTATTTTCCTCCAGAAGTTGATTATAGACTTTCTCTACTTCCTCCGGATGCCAAAGGATTAGTGGTTTGGATAATAGAAGCAAAG GTATTATCAAAGGCAGAGCTGCAGTTTCTTGCTTTACTTCCGACACTTCGTCCTAATGTGAAGGTCATTGCAGAGTGTGGTAACTG GAGAAAGTTCATGTGGAAGCCACTCAAGGAAATTGCAGGGTTATCTTAG